A single region of the Oryzias latipes chromosome 21, ASM223467v1 genome encodes:
- the LOC111946809 gene encoding coiled-coil domain-containing protein 106-like, translated as MLHGKQQKTSQVQSSSSASTSSSSSDSSDSSCSNSSSDSSSESSSSNEEKKKKKKKNGKKKKGTPKKKKKRGKSGKKRQIKARKHVRRARVPDEVVERYRKVLKAFNKGQTLTAAFRKVGVDRNTVVCSAAVAELAIAAPQKYSELKQFHNPKKKLSDFTKACIDTIDANSQIEDTIDTFKKSGQLLPLGKGRY; from the exons ATGCTGCAtgggaaacaacaaaaaacttccCAAGTTCAGTCAAGTTCATCTGCAAGTACATCAAGCAGTTCTTCAGACTCGAGTGACTCTTCATGCAGCAATTCTTCATCTGACTCTTCGTCTGAGTCTTCATCTTCAAatgaagagaagaagaagaagaagaagaagaatggaaagaagaagaagggaacaccaaaaaagaagaaaaaaagaggcaagAGTGGAAAGAAGAGACAAATCAAAGCCCGCAAACATGTCAGAAGAG CACGTGTCCCAGATGAGGTGGTGGAGCGTTACAGAAAGGTCCTCAAGGCCTTCAACAAAGGACAAACATTAACTGCAGCATTCAGAAAAGTGGGAGTAGATCGGAACACCGTTGTGTGCAGTGCTGCGGTGGCAGAACTTGCCATTGCAGCCCCACAGAAGTACTCCGAGCTAAAACAGTTTCACAATCCCAAAAAGAAACTTAGCGACTTTACAAAAGCTTGCATCGACACAATTGATGCAAATTCACAAATTGAAGACACAATcgacacttttaaaaaaagtggacAGTTACTGCCCCTTGGGAAGGGCAgatattga